In one window of Osmia lignaria lignaria isolate PbOS001 chromosome 11, iyOsmLign1, whole genome shotgun sequence DNA:
- the mub gene encoding poly(rC)-binding protein mub isoform X2 has protein sequence MDSMDSKPVLNDDPSVTLTIRLIMQGKEVGSIIGKKGEIVKRFREESGAKINISDGSCPERIVTVTGPTNSIFKAFTLICKKFEEWCSQFHDIQSGGGVPRPPITLRLIVPASQCGSLIGKGGSKIKEIREVTGASIQVASEMLPNSTERAVTISGTSEAITQCIYHICCVMLESPPKGATIPYRPKPQVGGPLILAGGQAYTIQGNYAVPAHSDMGKLGSNPLAGLAALGLGGLATPANTGGLNPAALAALAGSQLRTSNTNRQQPAANNQTHEMTVPNELIGCIIGKGGTKIAEIRQISGAMIRISNCEEREGGATDRTITITGNPDAVALAQYLISMSVELQKANLEAQNTQTPGSGTTPGASGASASPSTTTTTASPLASAIPLAQLLSKPGALNALSSLTALGGLTELLGGAAGAAASALPVQTTGVHRSHKFTPRLRSPGAPGPTDSGKFKSERTKYNPY, from the exons ATGGACAGTATGGATTCCAAACCAGTCCTGAACGATGACCCCTCAGTTACCCTGACCATCCGCCTGATTATGCAGGGCAAG GAGGTCGGAAGTATCATTGGGAAGAAAGGAGAGATCGTGAAGAGGTTCCGGGAAGAG TCGGGCGCGAAGATCAACATCTCGGACGGTTCGTGTCCAGAGCGAATAGTGACTGTGACCGGGCCAACAAATTCGATCTTCAAAGCATTCACGTTGATATGCAAGAAATTCGAGGAATGGTGTTCGCAGTTCCACGACATCCAGAGCGGAGGCGGTGTACCGAGGCCGCCAATTACACTCAGGTTGATCGTACCGGCTTCTCAATGCGGTTCCCTCATCGGCAAGGGTGGCTCGAAGATCAAGGAGATACGAGAAGTGACCGGTGCCTCGATTCAGGTCGCATCAGAGATGCTGCCCAATTCGACGGAACGTGCGGTAACCATATCAGGCACCAGCGAGGCCATTACGCAGTGCATATATCACATCTGCTGTGTTATGCTAGAG tcCCCTCCTAAAGGTGCCACGATCCCTTATCGCCCCAAACCCCAAGTTGGTGGGCCATTGATCCTGGCTGGTGGGCAAGCCTACACCATCCAGGGTAATTACGCGGTGCCCGCCCACTCGGAC ATGGGCAAACTTGGTAGCAATCCATTGGCTGGGCTAGCAGCTTTGGGCCTGGGAGGCCTCGCCACACCTGCCAACACCGGTGGATTAAATCCAGCAG CACTGGCAGCACTGGCTGGTAGCCAGCTACGCACCAGCAACACGAACAGGCAACAACCAGCGGCGAACAATCAGACACACGAGATGACAGTGCCAAACGAGCTGATCGGTTGTATCATCGGCAAAGGTGGTACCAAGATAGCCGAGATCCGTCAGATATCTGGCGCCATGATCCGGATCAGTAATTGCGAGGAGAGGGAGGGCGGAGCCACGGATCGTACGATCACCATAACCGGAAATCCGGACGCTGTGGCACTGGCACAGTATCTCATCAGCATGAG TGTTGAACTGCAGAAAGCTAACCTAGAGGCCCAAAATACCCAAACCCCTGGCAGCGGTACCACTCCCGGGGCATCCGGGGCCAGTGCTTCTCCCTCTACTACCACTACCACTGCCTCTCCCTTGGCCAGCGCCATTCCCTTGGCTCAGCTGCTAAGCAAGCCAGGCGCCCTCAACGCCCTATCTAGCCTCACCGCCCTCGGCGGACTCACGGAATTGCTAGGTGGTGCTGCTGGCGCGGCTGCATCCGCGCTTCCGGTCCAGACAACCGGCGTGCACCGGTCGCACAAGTTCACGCCGAGGCTACGTAGCCCTGGCGCACCTGGGCCTACAGACAGCGGCAAATTCAAATCAGAACGCACCAAGTACAACCCGTACTGA
- the mub gene encoding poly(rC)-binding protein mub isoform X3, with translation MDSMDSKPVLNDDPSVTLTIRLIMQGKEVGSIIGKKGEIVKRFREESGAKINISDGSCPERIVTVTGPTNSIFKAFTLICKKFEEWCSQFHDIQSGGGVPRPPITLRLIVPASQCGSLIGKGGSKIKEIREVTGASIQVASEMLPNSTERAVTISGTSEAITQCIYHICCVMLESPPKGATIPYRPKPQVGGPLILAGGQAYTIQGNYAVPAHSDVSTVLPLPAPGAGPTPPSLNTQTLTTSPFAAHPSSSAFAASHGHPLLSTAHLTTPHHPLHPSPLHASVAGLADPLLKSGHLQAALPPAHLVADAMGKLGSNPLAGLAALGLGGLATPANTGGLNPAALAALAGSQLRTSNTNRQQPAANNQTHEMTVPNELIGCIIGKGGTKIAEIRQISGAMIRISNCEEREGGATDRTITITGNPDAVALAQYLISMRISQETSGIPISTYFIPPDHIVKSPIH, from the exons ATGGACAGTATGGATTCCAAACCAGTCCTGAACGATGACCCCTCAGTTACCCTGACCATCCGCCTGATTATGCAGGGCAAG GAGGTCGGAAGTATCATTGGGAAGAAAGGAGAGATCGTGAAGAGGTTCCGGGAAGAG TCGGGCGCGAAGATCAACATCTCGGACGGTTCGTGTCCAGAGCGAATAGTGACTGTGACCGGGCCAACAAATTCGATCTTCAAAGCATTCACGTTGATATGCAAGAAATTCGAGGAATGGTGTTCGCAGTTCCACGACATCCAGAGCGGAGGCGGTGTACCGAGGCCGCCAATTACACTCAGGTTGATCGTACCGGCTTCTCAATGCGGTTCCCTCATCGGCAAGGGTGGCTCGAAGATCAAGGAGATACGAGAAGTGACCGGTGCCTCGATTCAGGTCGCATCAGAGATGCTGCCCAATTCGACGGAACGTGCGGTAACCATATCAGGCACCAGCGAGGCCATTACGCAGTGCATATATCACATCTGCTGTGTTATGCTAGAG tcCCCTCCTAAAGGTGCCACGATCCCTTATCGCCCCAAACCCCAAGTTGGTGGGCCATTGATCCTGGCTGGTGGGCAAGCCTACACCATCCAGGGTAATTACGCGGTGCCCGCCCACTCGGACGTAAGTACAGTATTGCCATTGCCCGCGCCCGGTGCCGGGCCCACCCCGCCCTCGCTGAATACCCAAACTTTGACGACCTCACCCTTCGCGGCCCACCCTTCATCCTCGGCCTTCGCCGCTTCTCACGGGCATCCGCTCCTATCCACGGCCCACCTTACCACCCCACATCATCCTCTCCATCCGAGCCCCTTACACGCCAGCGTGGCAGGCCTCGCCGACCCCCTGCTGAAGAGTGGACACTTGCAGGCAGCCCTCCCGCCCGCACACCTCGTGGCAGACGCC ATGGGCAAACTTGGTAGCAATCCATTGGCTGGGCTAGCAGCTTTGGGCCTGGGAGGCCTCGCCACACCTGCCAACACCGGTGGATTAAATCCAGCAG CACTGGCAGCACTGGCTGGTAGCCAGCTACGCACCAGCAACACGAACAGGCAACAACCAGCGGCGAACAATCAGACACACGAGATGACAGTGCCAAACGAGCTGATCGGTTGTATCATCGGCAAAGGTGGTACCAAGATAGCCGAGATCCGTCAGATATCTGGCGCCATGATCCGGATCAGTAATTGCGAGGAGAGGGAGGGCGGAGCCACGGATCGTACGATCACCATAACCGGAAATCCGGACGCTGTGGCACTGGCACAGTATCTCATCAGCATGAG
- the mub gene encoding poly(rC)-binding protein mub isoform X1: protein MDSMDSKPVLNDDPSVTLTIRLIMQGKEVGSIIGKKGEIVKRFREESGAKINISDGSCPERIVTVTGPTNSIFKAFTLICKKFEEWCSQFHDIQSGGGVPRPPITLRLIVPASQCGSLIGKGGSKIKEIREVTGASIQVASEMLPNSTERAVTISGTSEAITQCIYHICCVMLESPPKGATIPYRPKPQVGGPLILAGGQAYTIQGNYAVPAHSDVSTVLPLPAPGAGPTPPSLNTQTLTTSPFAAHPSSSAFAASHGHPLLSTAHLTTPHHPLHPSPLHASVAGLADPLLKSGHLQAALPPAHLVADAMGKLGSNPLAGLAALGLGGLATPANTGGLNPAALAALAGSQLRTSNTNRQQPAANNQTHEMTVPNELIGCIIGKGGTKIAEIRQISGAMIRISNCEEREGGATDRTITITGNPDAVALAQYLISMSVELQKANLEAQNTQTPGSGTTPGASGASASPSTTTTTASPLASAIPLAQLLSKPGALNALSSLTALGGLTELLGGAAGAAASALPVQTTGVHRSHKFTPRLRSPGAPGPTDSGKFKSERTKYNPY from the exons ATGGACAGTATGGATTCCAAACCAGTCCTGAACGATGACCCCTCAGTTACCCTGACCATCCGCCTGATTATGCAGGGCAAG GAGGTCGGAAGTATCATTGGGAAGAAAGGAGAGATCGTGAAGAGGTTCCGGGAAGAG TCGGGCGCGAAGATCAACATCTCGGACGGTTCGTGTCCAGAGCGAATAGTGACTGTGACCGGGCCAACAAATTCGATCTTCAAAGCATTCACGTTGATATGCAAGAAATTCGAGGAATGGTGTTCGCAGTTCCACGACATCCAGAGCGGAGGCGGTGTACCGAGGCCGCCAATTACACTCAGGTTGATCGTACCGGCTTCTCAATGCGGTTCCCTCATCGGCAAGGGTGGCTCGAAGATCAAGGAGATACGAGAAGTGACCGGTGCCTCGATTCAGGTCGCATCAGAGATGCTGCCCAATTCGACGGAACGTGCGGTAACCATATCAGGCACCAGCGAGGCCATTACGCAGTGCATATATCACATCTGCTGTGTTATGCTAGAG tcCCCTCCTAAAGGTGCCACGATCCCTTATCGCCCCAAACCCCAAGTTGGTGGGCCATTGATCCTGGCTGGTGGGCAAGCCTACACCATCCAGGGTAATTACGCGGTGCCCGCCCACTCGGACGTAAGTACAGTATTGCCATTGCCCGCGCCCGGTGCCGGGCCCACCCCGCCCTCGCTGAATACCCAAACTTTGACGACCTCACCCTTCGCGGCCCACCCTTCATCCTCGGCCTTCGCCGCTTCTCACGGGCATCCGCTCCTATCCACGGCCCACCTTACCACCCCACATCATCCTCTCCATCCGAGCCCCTTACACGCCAGCGTGGCAGGCCTCGCCGACCCCCTGCTGAAGAGTGGACACTTGCAGGCAGCCCTCCCGCCCGCACACCTCGTGGCAGACGCC ATGGGCAAACTTGGTAGCAATCCATTGGCTGGGCTAGCAGCTTTGGGCCTGGGAGGCCTCGCCACACCTGCCAACACCGGTGGATTAAATCCAGCAG CACTGGCAGCACTGGCTGGTAGCCAGCTACGCACCAGCAACACGAACAGGCAACAACCAGCGGCGAACAATCAGACACACGAGATGACAGTGCCAAACGAGCTGATCGGTTGTATCATCGGCAAAGGTGGTACCAAGATAGCCGAGATCCGTCAGATATCTGGCGCCATGATCCGGATCAGTAATTGCGAGGAGAGGGAGGGCGGAGCCACGGATCGTACGATCACCATAACCGGAAATCCGGACGCTGTGGCACTGGCACAGTATCTCATCAGCATGAG TGTTGAACTGCAGAAAGCTAACCTAGAGGCCCAAAATACCCAAACCCCTGGCAGCGGTACCACTCCCGGGGCATCCGGGGCCAGTGCTTCTCCCTCTACTACCACTACCACTGCCTCTCCCTTGGCCAGCGCCATTCCCTTGGCTCAGCTGCTAAGCAAGCCAGGCGCCCTCAACGCCCTATCTAGCCTCACCGCCCTCGGCGGACTCACGGAATTGCTAGGTGGTGCTGCTGGCGCGGCTGCATCCGCGCTTCCGGTCCAGACAACCGGCGTGCACCGGTCGCACAAGTTCACGCCGAGGCTACGTAGCCCTGGCGCACCTGGGCCTACAGACAGCGGCAAATTCAAATCAGAACGCACCAAGTACAACCCGTACTGA